In Methylobacterium aquaticum, the following are encoded in one genomic region:
- a CDS encoding GNAT family N-acetyltransferase, giving the protein MLLRPETPADAPAIRALVTAAFRDAPHASGTEAAIVDALRADKALALSLVAVEADRIVGHIAFSPVTIAGWFGLGPLAVQRDRRRRGVGTALVQAGLDGLAASGAGGCVVLGDPAFYGRFGFACDPALILAGVPAAYFQVLRFREAQPAGEVRYHPAFTAG; this is encoded by the coding sequence ATGCTCCTGCGCCCCGAGACACCTGCCGACGCGCCGGCCATCCGCGCGCTCGTCACTGCCGCCTTCCGCGATGCCCCGCATGCGAGCGGAACGGAGGCTGCCATCGTCGATGCCCTGCGGGCGGACAAGGCGCTTGCCCTCTCCCTGGTGGCGGTCGAGGCGGACAGGATCGTCGGGCACATCGCCTTCTCGCCGGTGACGATCGCAGGCTGGTTCGGCCTCGGCCCGCTCGCGGTGCAGCGCGACCGGCGCAGGCGCGGAGTCGGTACGGCCCTGGTGCAGGCGGGGCTCGACGGTCTTGCGGCAAGCGGGGCCGGCGGCTGCGTCGTCCTGGGCGATCCCGCCTTCTACGGCCGGTTCGGCTTCGCCTGCGATCCGGCCCTCATCCTCGCGGGCGTCCCGGCGGCCTATTTCCAGGTCCTGCGTTTCCGGGAAGCGCAACCGGCCGGAGAGGTCCGCTATCACCCCGCCTTCACGGCGGGGTGA
- a CDS encoding molybdopterin-binding protein: MAQQGGSVETACRPADGDALAASLRAPGADAVIVIGGTGPGRRDGSAAALAQAGRLHAHGIALRPGESAGFGEAAGRPVLLLPGRPDAALAAWLALGRPLMAALCGAAPDIPTVLPLTRKVASVIGLTDLVFLRRVPAGAAPLGGAELPLHRLVLADAALLVPPAHEGYPAGTPVEVLPL, translated from the coding sequence ATCGCGCAGCAGGGCGGCAGCGTCGAAACGGCCTGCCGGCCGGCCGACGGCGATGCCCTCGCCGCATCCCTCCGGGCGCCGGGGGCCGACGCGGTGATCGTCATCGGCGGCACCGGGCCCGGGCGGCGGGACGGCAGCGCCGCCGCCCTCGCGCAGGCCGGGCGGCTCCACGCCCACGGCATCGCCCTGCGGCCCGGCGAGAGCGCCGGTTTCGGCGAGGCGGCGGGACGGCCGGTGCTGCTGCTGCCGGGCCGGCCGGATGCGGCGCTCGCCGCCTGGCTCGCCCTCGGCCGGCCGCTCATGGCGGCCCTCTGCGGCGCCGCACCGGACATCCCCACGGTTCTGCCGCTCACCCGCAAGGTCGCCTCCGTCATCGGCCTGACCGATCTGGTGTTCCTGCGCCGCGTGCCGGCGGGCGCCGCGCCGCTGGGCGGGGCCGAGCTTCCGCTCCACCGCCTGGTCCTGGCCGATGCCGCCCTGCTGGTGCCGCCGGCCCATGAGGGCTATCCCGCCGGGACTCCCGTCGAGGTGCTGCCGCTGTGA